The window CATCGCCCGGGCGATGAGCGCGGCGACGATCACCCACACCGGCACGGTGCTGGGATCGGTGCAGTACCTCTCGCCGGAGCAGGCCCGGGGCGCGCCGGTGGGGCCGTCCACCGACATCTACTCCCTCGGCATCGTGCTCTACGAGATGGTCACCGGGACGCTGCCCTTCGACGGCGACTCCCCCATCGCCACCGCCCTGGCGCACGTGAACCAGCCGCCCCCTCCGCCGCGCAGCCGCGCGCCCATGCTGCCCGTGCGCATCGAGGGCATCATCCTCTTCGCCCTGGCCAAATCGCCCTCGCGGCGGTACCGCTCGCCGGGCGAGATGCGCGGCGACCTGCTGGGCGAGACCGATCTGTGGAGCCTGGTCTCCCCGCACACGTTTCTGGAGCAGCCGGATCTGCCCCCGGCCGAGGTGTCCCCGCCGCGGCCAGGGCGCCGGGTGCGCGCTCCCGCCGTCGCCCTGGCCGCCGCCCTCCTCCTCCTGGGCGGCCTGTGGAGCGGCTGGCGGGCCTTCACCAGGTATCTCTCGGTGCCGGAGGTCGCCGTGCCCGGGCTCGTCGGCTGGCCGCTGCCGGCGGCGCAGCAGATGGTCGAGTCGGTGGGGCTGAGCCTGGTCGTGCGCGAGCGCGTCTACAACTCCGCCGTTCCGGCGGAGGCGGTCATCAGCCAGGATCAGCCGCCGGGCAAGGCCGTGAAGCGCGGCCGCGTGATCGGCGTCGTCGTCAGCCTGGGGCCCGAGATCGTGCTGGTGCCGGACGTCCAGCGGCGCTCGCTGATGGAAGCGCGCCTGTTGATCGAGCAGCGGCGCCTCGTCGTCGGCGAACTCCGGGAGCAGTTCGACGAGGAGGTGCGCGGGGGATTCGTCATCGCCCAGGATCCCCAGCCGGGCGCCCGTGTTGAGCGCGGCCGTCCCGTCAACCTCGTCGTCAGCAAGGGCCCACCGCGCGTGGAGATGCCGCCCCTGGTGGGCCGGCCCCTCCACGACGCCCGGCGCATTCTCCAGGACCTCGGGATCACGCTGAGCGAGGTGCGGAGCGCCGCGACGACGGAGGTCGACCCGGGCATCGTCATCGAGCAGTCCCCGCGGGCCGGCACCCGGATCCGTCCCACGGACCGGGTCGCCGTGGTCGTAGCCACGCGGCCCGGCGAG is drawn from Armatimonadota bacterium and contains these coding sequences:
- a CDS encoding protein kinase — protein: MIAAGSLVAGRYEILDRISEGGMATVFRARRLTDGQVVALKILREQLASDSEFLARFEREARAVSALSHPHMVRVFDSGADGNVHFIAMEYVDGENLKDLIRREGPLPPARAVEIAAQVADVLEYAHAHGIVHRDIKPQNILLTRDGQVKVTDFGIARAMSAATITHTGTVLGSVQYLSPEQARGAPVGPSTDIYSLGIVLYEMVTGTLPFDGDSPIATALAHVNQPPPPPRSRAPMLPVRIEGIILFALAKSPSRRYRSPGEMRGDLLGETDLWSLVSPHTFLEQPDLPPAEVSPPRPGRRVRAPAVALAAALLLLGGLWSGWRAFTRYLSVPEVAVPGLVGWPLPAAQQMVESVGLSLVVRERVYNSAVPAEAVISQDQPPGKAVKRGRVIGVVVSLGPEIVLVPDVQRRSLMEARLLIEQRRLVVGELREQFDEEVRGGFVIAQDPQPGARVERGRPVNLVVSKGPPRVEMPPLVGRPLHDARRILQDLGITLSEVRSAATTEVDPGIVIEQSPRAGTRIRPTDRVAVVVATRPGEESTPPPTPVVTAQPEPSGSAEEKVTRVQVVVPEGDPQQTVRIVVIDEQGVRTVFERALPPGARVEETIRTRGYTIIQIFVQNRLIQEVRP